The genome window GTACCGGGGCATGCTCGAGGCGCTGTCCGGTGACGACCAGGAGACCCGCAGCGCCGTGTTCGACATCGTCGGCGGCCTCATCATCGACGACCCGGACCTGGAGCCGGTCTGGAAGGCCAAGTGGATGGCCGACGACCCCGCCCGCATCGTCGAGCCCGGCGGCGCGCTGCTCGACCGTGACGACATCACCGACCGCCTGGACGAGATCACCTGCCCCGCCCTCATCGTCCACGGCACGGCCGACACGGCCATCCCGATCGAGAAGGCCGAGCTCCTGCGGGCCGGCCTCGCCGACTGCCGGGACCTGGTGCCGATCGAGGGCGCGGCGCACGCCTCGAACCTCACGCACCCGGCCGAGGTCAACCGGCACATCGAGCGCCTCCTCGACGCGCTGTAGCGGGCAGGCGACCTACGCTCACGCCCACCACGAAGCCGATCGTGCCCGGGGGGACCATGACCGCCACTGCTCCGACCGTCGACGCGCCCTATGCGGGGCCGACCGACATCCTCGACGCCGACAGCCACGTGATGGAGCTGCCCGGCTGGCTCGAGGCCCACGCCGACCCGGCGGTGCGCGACCGCATCCGCCCGCTGTACCTCGGCGGGGCCGGGGCGCTGGCCGACAAGGCCATCGCGGACGCCGAGCGTCGAGCCGGCGACTCCACGGTCGCCGCTGAGCTCGAGGAGCAGATCCTCACGGCGAAGGGTTGGCATGCCCTCGGGGCCTTCGACAAGGCGGAGCGCAGCCGGTCGCTCGACCTCCTGGGGTTCCGGGCCCAGCTCGTGTTCCCGACCTTCGCTGCCACCCAGTTCCTGGGCGATGACCTCGAGCTGGTGATGGGCGGCACCCGGGCGCTGAACCGCGCGATGCAGGCGTTCTGCGCCGACGACGACCGCCTCATCTCCGTGGCCTCGGTCCCGTGGATCGATCCCGCCGACACGCTCGCCCTCACGGTGGAGGCCCTCGACGACGGCGCCGGCGCGGTGATGGTGCCGTCCCACCCCGGCACGGGCGTCAGCCCGACCCATCCCGACCACGACGCGCTCTGGGCCACGCTCGAGGAGCGCGGCGTGCCCTTCCTGATCCACATCGGGGGCGGGGGACGCACCCTGAAGCCGGCGTTCCACGACAACGGTCGGCCCGTGTCGGACTTCCTCGGCGGCGGCGAGAACCTCCGCGGCAAGGACTACATGGTCATCCACCAGCAGCCCGAGCAGTTCCTGTCGGCCATGGTCCTGGACGGGATCTTCGAGGCCCACCCCGGGCTGATGGGCGGCTGCATCGAGCAGGGAGCCATGTGGGTGGTCCCGTGGCTGCGCCGCCTCGACCTGTGCCAGGCCACCTTCGGTCGGGGCGAGCCGGCGATGCGAGACCTGCCGATGGCGGCGTCGGAGTACGTGCACCGGAACCTGTTCTTCACCCCGTTCCCGCGCGAGCCCGTGGGCTGGATGATCGAGCAGTGCGGCGAGGACCTGTTCCTCTTCTCGAGCGACTACCCGCACCCCGAGGGCACCAAGGACCCGATCCAGCGGTTCGAGGAGACGATGGACGGCGTGTCACCGGCCGCTCGCGACGCGTTCTACCAGGGCAACTGCGCCCGCATGCTCGGCGTCTGACGCCGGGCGGTCACCGGTCGCCGCAGAGCAGGCAGATCCGGTTGCCGTGGTTCTCCTCGTTCCGCTCGCGCGGGGGCGGGGACTGCTGGTCCTCGTCCGGCGCAGGCTGTCGGGGCTGCTCCGGCGTCGAGCCACTGGGCTCGGACACCTTCGGCTCGGGCCGGGGTGCACCGGGGACGAGCAGGTCGAACCCGCCCGGAACCTGGTCGACGATCACGGCGTCCTGGGGTCCGTAGCGCTGCCTGATCGTGGTGTCCCTGGCCCGGGGGCGGCCCCACTCGAAGGCCTCCTGGACCGTGACCCGACCGTCGCGGTCGGCGTCGGCCAGGCCGGCGGCGAAGGCCTGTTCGATCATGAACCAGC of Acidimicrobiales bacterium contains these proteins:
- a CDS encoding amidohydrolase family protein codes for the protein MTATAPTVDAPYAGPTDILDADSHVMELPGWLEAHADPAVRDRIRPLYLGGAGALADKAIADAERRAGDSTVAAELEEQILTAKGWHALGAFDKAERSRSLDLLGFRAQLVFPTFAATQFLGDDLELVMGGTRALNRAMQAFCADDDRLISVASVPWIDPADTLALTVEALDDGAGAVMVPSHPGTGVSPTHPDHDALWATLEERGVPFLIHIGGGGRTLKPAFHDNGRPVSDFLGGGENLRGKDYMVIHQQPEQFLSAMVLDGIFEAHPGLMGGCIEQGAMWVVPWLRRLDLCQATFGRGEPAMRDLPMAASEYVHRNLFFTPFPREPVGWMIEQCGEDLFLFSSDYPHPEGTKDPIQRFEETMDGVSPAARDAFYQGNCARMLGV
- a CDS encoding alpha/beta hydrolase → YRGMLEALSGDDQETRSAVFDIVGGLIIDDPDLEPVWKAKWMADDPARIVEPGGALLDRDDITDRLDEITCPALIVHGTADTAIPIEKAELLRAGLADCRDLVPIEGAAHASNLTHPAEVNRHIERLLDAL